One Gossypium raimondii isolate GPD5lz chromosome 3, ASM2569854v1, whole genome shotgun sequence genomic window carries:
- the LOC105796484 gene encoding adenosylhomocysteinase 1 has product MALSVDKTSGGREYKVKDMSQADFGRLEIDLAEVEMPGLMACRTEFGPSQPFKGARITGSLHMTIQTAVLIETLTALGAEVRWCSCNIFSTQDHAAAVIARDSASVFAWKGETLQEYWWCTEKSLDWGAGGGPDLIVDDGGDVTMLIHEGVKAEEAYEKTGKVPDPTSSDNAEFQIVLTIIKDGLTANPKKYTKMKERLVGVSEETTTGVKRLYQMQANGTLLFPAINVNDSVTKSKFDNLYGCRHSLPDGLMRATDVMIAGKVAVVCGYGDVGKGCASALKQAGARVIVTEIDPICALQALMEGLQVLTLEDVLSTADIFVTTTGNKDIIMVDHMKKMKNNAIVCNIGHFDNEIDMLGLENYPGVKRITIKPQTDRWVFPDTKTGIIVLAEGRLMNLGCATGHPSFVMSCSFTNQVIAQLELWTEKSTGKYEKKVYVLPKHLDEKVAALHLVKLGAKLTKLTKDQADYISVPIEGPYKPPHYRY; this is encoded by the exons ATGGCTCTTTCAGTGGATAAAACCTCCGGCGGCCGTGAATACAAGGTGAAAGACATGTCTCAAGCCGATTTTGGCCGTCTCGAGATCGATTTAGCCGAGGTCGAAATGCCTGGTCTAATGGCATGTAGAACTGAATTCGGCCCTTCTCAACCTTTCAAAGGAGCCAGAATCACCGGTTCACTTCACATGACAATCCAAACCGCCGTCCTCATCGAAACCTTAACCGCATTAGGAGCCGAAGTCCGTTGGTGTTCTTGCAACATTTTCTCAACCCAAGACCACGCCGCCGCCGTCATCGCTCGTGACTCCGCTTCTGTATTCGCTTGGAAAGGCGAAACACTCCAAGAATACTGGTGGTGTACCGAGAAATCCCTCGATTGGGGTGCCGGTGGTGGACCTGATTTGATTGTTGATGATGGTGGGGATGTTACGATGTTGATCCATGAAGGGGTTAAAGCTGAGGAAGCTTATGAGAAAACCGGGAAGGTACCGGACCCGACGTCGAGCGATAACGCTGAGTTTCAGATCGTATTGACGATAATTAAAGATGGGTTGACAGCAAATCCGAAGAAATATACGAAGATGAAGGAGAGATTGGTTGGTGTTTCTGAAGAAACCACGACTGGGGTTAAAAGGCTTTATCAAATGCAGGCTAATGGAACCTTGTTGTTCCCTGCTATTAATGTCAATGACTCTGTCACCAAGAGCAAg TTTGATAACTTGTATGGTTGCCGCCACTCTCTTCCTGATGGTTTAATGAGAGCCACCGATGTTATGATTGCCGGCAAAGTCGCCGTTGTCTGTGGTTACGGTGATGTCGGCAAGGGTTGTGCCTCAGCCTTGAAACAAGCCGGAGCTCGTGTCATCGTGACCGAGATTGATCCAATCTGTGCCCTTCAAGCTCTTATGGAAGGACTCCAAGTCCTAACTCTTGAAGATGTTCTTTCAACAGCTGATATCTTTGTCACCACAACAGGTAACAAGGACATCATCATGGTTGATcacatgaagaagatgaaaaacaACGCCATCGTTTGCAACATCGGTCATTTCGATAACGAGATCGACATGTTAGGCCTCGAGAATTATCCAGGTGTCAAACGAATCACCATCAAGCCTCAAACCGATAGGTGGGTATTCCCCGATACCAAGACAGGTATCATCGTGTTAGCCGAAGGACGTCTCATGAACTTAGGATGTGCTACCGGTCATCCTAGCTTCGTGATGTCTTGTTCGTTCACGAACCAAGTGATTGCACAGCTCGAGCTATGGACGGAGAAATCAACCGGAAAATACGAGAAGAAGGTTTACGTTTTGCCGAAGCATCTCGATGAGAAAGTCGCTGCTCTTCACCTTGTGAAACTTGGGGCTAAGCTCACTAAGCTTACCAAGGACCAAGCTGACTACATTAGTGTCCCAATTGAGGGTCCTTATAAGCCTCCTCATTACAGGTACTGA
- the LOC105796483 gene encoding DNA repair protein RAD50, giving the protein MSTVDKMLIKGIRSFDPENKNVITFFKPLTLIVGPNGAGKTTIIECLKLSCTGELPPNARSGHSFIHDPKVAGETETKGQIKLRFKTAAGKDVVCIRSFQLTQKASKMEYKAIESVLQTLNPHTGEKVCLSYRCADMDREIPALMGVSKAILENVIFVHQDEANWPLQDPSTLKKKFDDIFSATRYTRALEVIKKLHKDQAQEIKAYKLKLEHLQTLKDAAYKHRESIAQDQEKTESLKSQIQVLEKNIEDLDAKIHNAELTLKDLRKLEDQKSTKTAERSTLFKEQQRQYAALAEENEDTDEELMEWKTKFDERIMLLDNKIQKMESNQQDLNEESSAYRRKLETYIGEIGKLQRDAETLVLSKKDRDTAIEQLFARLNLGSTPNSPFSDEVALNLTRQIEVRLMELERDLDEKKQSNDKKLKTAWDCYMGASERCNIAEAQKKAKLEIKGSILKRLEETKSNRDFLEIQISDVNLSSLDDREKNLQVEIDRKSRQLDERNHDKIVEQKQLEVFAIDQKIKVLSHERDLAAGEATERMELSISTRELENKKKQHKKIIEEYKDRIRVVLKGRVPPDKDLKREVTRTLSAVQKEYDELSTKSSEAEKEVNILQMKIDEINSNLSKHKKEMDSRKKFLEARLNSLEKQSFTIDSYPQVLETAKEKKDVHKSKYNIADGMRQMFDPFERVARAHHICPCCERPFSAEEEDEFVKKQRVKAASSAEHMKVLAVESSNAESYFQQLDKLRMVYEEYIKTVKEAIPLAEKKLLELNEELDQKSQAHDDVLGVLAQIKMDKDSIEILVGPVETADRIFQEIQGLQAKVEGLEYKFDIRGQGGARTVEDIQSELNDLQSKRDVLLKEVDDLRTEQRYMEKDLQSVKTRWHDIREKKVEVANTLRDFKKAEEELEHLSEEKRQLDLEEKHLAESLRSLFKEKESLLEDYDCLKVKLAEEYEQQQKLRSSYQREAEVLYEVNSKIKAYYDLKKGEKLKELREQQSVMESQLLNFDARKQEILAELNKSKDLMRNQDQLRRNIEDNLNYRKTKAEVDVLSREIESLQERIMEIGGISKCEGEIRKISEERERLLSELNRCRGTMSVYQSNISKNKAELKQAQYKDIDKRYFDQLIQLKTTEMANKDLDRYYNALDKALMRFHSMKMEEINKIIRELWQQTYRGQDIDYISIHSDSEGAGTRSYSYKVLMQTGDAELEMRGRCSAGQKVLASLIIRLALAETFCLNCGILALDEPTTNLDGPNAESLAAALHRIMEDRKGQENFQLIVITHDERFAQLIGQRQHAEKYYRVAKDDHQHSIIEAQEIFD; this is encoded by the exons atgagcACGGTTgataaaatgttgataaaagGAATCCGGAGCTTCGACCCGGAAAACAAAAACGTCATCACTTTCtttaaacccttaaccctaaTCGTTGGACCCAATGGCGCTGGCAAAACT ACAATTATAGAATGTTTGAAACTTTCATGCACTGGGGAGTTGCCTCCAAATGCAAGGTCTGGTCATAGTTTCATTCATGATCCCAAG GTTGCAGGGGAAACGGAGACAAAAGGTCAAATTAAGCTCCGGTTCAAGACAGCTGCAGGAAAAGATGTGGTATGTATAAGGTCATTCCAATTGACGCAAAAGGCATCGAAGATGGAGTATAAAGCAATTGAGAGTGTTCTTCAGACGCTAAATCCTCATACCGGAGAG AAAGTTTGCCTCAGCTATAGATGTGCTGACATGGACAGAGAAATCCCAGCTTTGATGGGTGTCTCGAAAGCTATTCTGGAGAATGTGATTTTTGTGCACCAAGATGAGGCCAATTGGCCTTTACAAGATCCTTCgactttgaaaaagaaattcgATGATATCTTCTCAGCTACGAG ATATACAAGAGCCTTGGAGGTTATAAAAAAGCTTCACAAGGATCAGGCTCAAGAGATAAAGGCTTATAAGCTAAAACTGGAGCACTTACAGACCTTGAAAGATGCTGCATATAAG CATCGAGAAAGCATTGCTCAGGATCAAGAAAAAACAGAATCCTTGAAAAGCCAAATACAAGTCTTGGAGAAAAACATTGAGGACCTGGATGCTAAGATTCATAATGCTGAATTAACCCTGAAGGATCTACGAAAGCTAGAGGACCAGAAATCTACAAAGACTGCTGAAAGGAGCACTTTGTTCAAGGAACAGCAGAGACAATATGCTGCTCTTGCTGAGGAAAATGAAG ATACTGATGAAGAGTTGATGGAATGGAAAACCAAGTTTGACGAGAGGATTATGTTATTGGATAATAAAATTCAGAAAATGGAGAGTAACCAGCAGGATTTGAATGAGGAGAGCTCTGCTTATCGGAGGAAATTAGAGACGTATATTGGGGAGATTGGCAAGCTTCAAAGGGATGCTGAG ACTCTCGTGCTGTCGAAAAAAGACAGAGATACAGCCATCGAACAACTATTTGCACGGCTCAATTTAGGATCTACTCCAAATAGCCCATTTAGTGATGAAGTTGCTTTGAACCTCACTAGGCAAATAGAAGTGAGGTTAATGGAGCTTGAAAGAGATTTGGATGAGAAAAAG CAATCAAATGACAAGAAGCTGAAGACTGCATGGGATTGCTACATGGGTGCAAGTGAGCGTTGCAACATTGCTGAGGCTCAGAAGAAGGCAAAATTAGAAATCAAG GGTTCTATTTTGAAACGTTTAGAAGAGACGAAAAGTAATCgtgattttcttgaaattcaaatttcggATGTCAATCTTTCTAGCCTTGATGACAGGGAAAAGAATTTG CAAGTTGAGATTGATAGAAAGAGTAGACAACTTGATGAACGAAACCATGATAAAATCGTAGAACAGAAGCAACTTGAGGTGTTTGCCATAGATCAAAAGATTAAGGTCCTTAGTCATGAAAGAGATTTAGCCGCTGGTGAGGCCACAGAAAGAATGGAGCTATCTATAAGTACGAGAGAATTGGAGAATAAGAAGAAACAGCACAAAAAGAT AATTGAAGAGTACAAGGACAGGATTAGAGTGGTGCTAAAAGGGAGGGTTCCTCCTGACAAAGATTTGAAAAGGGAAGTTACCCGAACTTTAAG CGCTGTTCAAAAGGAGTATGATGAATTGAGCACAAAATCCAGTGAAGCTGAGAAGGAAGTAAACATTTTGCAGatgaaaatagatgaaattaatAGTAACTTATCCAAACATAAGAAAGAAATGGACT CTAGGAAGAAATTTCTTGAAGCCAGACTAAATTCTTTAGAGAAACAATCTTTTACCATTGATTCCTATCCCCAAGTCCTGGAGACTGCAAAGGAGAAAAAAGATGTTCATAAAAG CAAATACAACATTGCAGATGGTATGAGGCAAATGTTTGATCCATTTGAAAGAGTTGCCCGTGCTCATCATATTTGCCCCTGCTGTGAGCGTCCTTTTTCtgctgaagaagaagatgaatttGTTAAGAAG CAAAGAGTTAAAGCTGCAAGTTCGGCTGAACATATGAAGGTGTTGGCAGTGGAATCATCAAATGCTGAGTCTTACTTTCAGCAGTTGGACAAGCTTCGAATGGTTTATGAGGAATATATTAAAACTGTAAAGGAGGCAATTCCTCTTGCTGAGAAAAAATTGCTTGAACTAAATGAAGAGCTGGATCAAAAGTCTCAAGCCCATGATGAT GTGTTAGGTGTTTTAGCCCAAATAAAGATGGATAAGGATTCTATTGAGATCTTGGTGGGACCTGTTGAAACTGCTGACAGGATCTTTCAAGAAATTCAGGGTTTGCAAGCAAAAGTTGAAGGTTTGGAATATAAGTTTGACATTAGAGGGCAAGGTGGTGCTAGAACTGTGGAAGATATTCAATCGGAGCTAAACGATTTGCAAAGCAAAAG GGACGTTTTACTTAAGGAAGTGGATGACTTAAGGACAGAACAGAGGTACATGGAAAAGGATTTGCAAAGCGTTAAGACACGCTGGCACGATATAAGGGAGAAAAAAGTTGAGGTGGCTAACACATTGCGTGATTTTAAAAAGGCGGAAGAAGAGTTGGAGCACTTGTCAGAGGAGAAACGTCAACTTGATCTTGAGGAGAAG CATTTAGCAGAGTCTCTAAGGTCCTTATTCAAGGAGAAGGAATCTTTATTGGAAGACTATGATTGCTTGAAAGTAAAACTTGCAGAGGAATATGAGCAGCAGCAAAAACTTAGAAGCTCGTATCAACGTGAAGCTGAAGTACTATATGAAGTTAACAGCAAGATTAAAGC GTATTATGACTTAAAGAAAGGGGAGAAACTAAAGGAACTGCGAGAACAGCAGTCTGTGATGGAATCTCAACTTCTCAACTTTGATGCTAGGAAACAGGAAATATTGGCTGAGCTAAACAAAAGTAAAGACTTGATGCGTAATCAAGATCAATTAAGACGTAACATTGAGGATAACTTAAATTACAGGAAAACAAAAGCTGAAGTAGATGTGCTCTCTCGTGAAATTGAGTCACTGCAAGAGAGAATAATGGAGATTGGTGGTATTTCCAAATGTGAAGGTGAAATACGAAAAATTTCGGAAGAAAGGGAGAGACTTCTTTCCGAG CTCAACAGATGCCGAGGAACAATGTCCGTTTACCAGAGTAATATTTCAAAGAACAAAGCTGAACTTAAACAAGCACAATACAAGGACATTGACAAGCGGTACTTTGATCAGCTAATCCAGCTCAAG ACAACTGAGATGGCAAACAAGGATCTTGACAGATACTACAATGCACTTGACAA AGCACTTATGCGCTTCCATTCTATGAAAATggaggaaataaacaaaattataagaGAATTGTGGCAGCAAACATACAGAGGACAAGATATAGATTATATTAGCATTCATTCGGATTCTGAGGGTGCTGGAACTCGTTCTTACAGCTACAAG GTTCTTATGCAAACCGGTGATGCTGAGCTCGAAATGAGAGGACGATGTAGTGCGGGTCAAAAG GTCCTTGCTTCTCTAATCATACGGTTGGCTTTAGCCGAGACATTTTGCCTCAACTGTGGAATCTTAGCATTAGATGAACCAACCACAAATTTGGACGGCCCAAACGCAGAGAGTCTAGCTGCAGCTCTCCATAG AATCATGGAGGACAGAAAAGGCCAGGAGAATTTTCAGCTGATAGTAATCACTCATGACGAACGTTTTGCTCAATTGATCGGTCAACGGCAACACGCAGAGAAATATTATCGCGTTGCAAAAGACGACCA TCAGCATAGTATAATTGAAGCCCAGGAGATATTTGATTGA
- the LOC105796485 gene encoding protein RALF-like 31 gives MAILKLIFITLTLPLLFLHSYVAVSILELQNALKTSEIDATVRRACSKKLEDCLESEDMESETQRRLLLMQRRYISYETLRRDMVPCQKPGSSYYDCGAAQANPYSRGCEIITRCARGIKGTKT, from the coding sequence ATGGCTATTCTCAAACTGATCTTCATCACCCTCACTCTACCCCTTCTTTTCCTTCATTCTTATGTTGCTGTCTCAATTTTAGAGCTCCAAAATGCACTGAAAACCAGTGAAATTGATGCCACGGTGAGAAGGGCTTGTTCCAAAAAGCTTGAAGATTGTTTGGAAAGTGAAGATATGGAATCAGAGACCCAAAGGAGGTTGCTTTTGATGCAAAGAAGGTACATTAGTTATGAAACATTGAGGAGGGACATGGTTCCTTGTCAAAAACCAGGTTCTTCTTATTATGATTGTGGTGCTGCTCAAGCTAATCCTTATAGTAGAGGTTGTGAGATTATTACAAGATGTGCTAGAGGTATCAAAGGTACTAAAacctga
- the LOC105796486 gene encoding uncharacterized protein At4g29660, protein MASYLWRKYADYVYNKWERTFLWDMLEPYRRPKSFTPLVTIYVAAFYTGVIGAAITEQLYKEKYWEDHPGEAVPLMKPKFYGGPWKVLKGDVPPSE, encoded by the exons atggcgAGCTATCTATGGAGAAAATATGCAGATTATGTTTACAACAAATGGGAAAGAACATTTCTTTGGGACATGTTAGAGCCTTATCGAAGACCCAAATCTTTTACGCCTCTCGTTACCATTTATGTTGCAGCTTTTTACACCGGTGTCATTGGTGCCGCCATTACTGAGCAGCTCTACAAG GAAAAGTACTGGGAAGATCATCCTGGGGAAGCAGTGCCACTGATGAAGCCTAAATTTTATGGTGGACCGTGGAAGGTGCTCAAAGGTGACGTTCCACCTAGTGAGTGA